DNA from Salinispora arenicola:
TCACCGCCCCCGGCGTCGCCGTCACCGCCGCCCGCTCCCAACAAAGCGCCGGCGACGGCATGTACGTAGGCAAGACCGGCACCTCGATGGCAGCTCCACACGTGGCCGGAGCGGCGGCCATCCTCGCCCAACAACACCCCGACTGGACCAACACCCAACTCAAGAACGCCCTCATGAGCAGCGCCGAGGCGCTGAGCGACAGCTACAACGCGTTCCAGGTGGGCACCGGCCGGCTGGATGTGGCGGCGGCGGTGGGTAGCACCGTACGCGCCACCGGCTCGGCGTTCGTCGGCTACTTCGAATGGCCGCACCAGCCCACCGACACCCCTGTCACGGAGCCGGTGACGTTCACCAACAGCGGCACCACCGCCGTCACCCTCGACCTGACCACCACTGGCAGCGACGCGTTCACCCTCGACACGTCCAAGGTGACCGTGCCAGCGGGCGGGCAGGTGGACGTCCCCGTGACCGCCGACCCGGGTGGGATCACCATCGGCTCGCACACCGGCTACCTCGTCGGCACCGACCCGACCACCGGTGAGACCGTCACCCGCACCGCCCTCGGGCTTCTCAAGGAAGACGAACGCTACGGCCTGACCATCAAGGTCCGCGACCGCGACGGCCAGCCCACCACGTCATTCGTCCTGGTGCGGGAGGCCGGCAGTTGGTACCCCCGGTATGTCGACGTCGACGGTGAGCGGACGCTGCGCCTCCCACCAGGGACCTACACGGTGGAGACGAAGGCGGAGGTTCCGGGTGAACGAGCTGACTCCCTCGGCCTCGCCCTGCTGGCCGCCCCGGAAGTCGTGCTCGACGCACCGACCGAGGTGATGCTGGACGCGAGCCAGGCCCGACTCCTCGACACCACCACACCCCAACGCACGGAAGACCGTCAGCGTTTCCTCGGGTACACCGTCGACCACGGCACCCCCATCGACCCTACTGCTTACTACCATTCCATCGCGCCGGCATACGACGACCTGTACGTCCTGCCGACCGAAAAAAGCAGCGAAGACACGTTCGCCATGGGCGCTCAGTGGCGCAAGGGCGAACCCGTCCTGAGCCTACGCGCCTTCGGCCTACTCCCCATCGACGCCACAGTCCAACCAGGCAGCACCATCACCACCGGCACACAACGGCTACGTCCCGTCTACGCCGGCACCGGCACCCCCGAGGACTACACCAACCTCAACGCCAAAGGCAAAATCGCCATCGTCACCCGCAGCGACAACGTCAGCCCACCCGACCGCGCCGCCGCCGCAGCAGCCGCCGGAGCAATCCTCCTACTCGTCGTCAACGACAAACCCGGAATCCTCCACGAACACGTCGGCGACTCACCCATCCCCGTCGCCAGCGTCCACCGCGACATCGGAAACCTCCTCACCAAACTCGCCGAACACGGCATACCAAAACTGAAAGTCAGCCAAGAGCAATACCCCGACACCATCTACGACCTGGTCCAGGTCTGGCGCGGACAGGTACCGGACCAGCCACTCACCTACCACCCGAGCCACCAGGACCTGGCCCGCGTCGACGCCCGCTACCACGCCGTCCACGACACCGAAGGATCCGGCAGCCGCTACCACATGCTGGGTATCCTCCCGCTCGGGCTCCCCGAGCCGGAGCGGTACCCCGGCACCCGCACCGAGTGGGTCACCCCGGACATCCCCTGGGGGGAAGTCCACGAACAGGGCGGTAACGAATGGGCTGTCGTGACGGACGAGCACACCTACGCCAAGGGCACGACCAGCAGGGTGGACTGGTTTGCGCCCGCCGTCCGACCGGCCTTCATCCAGTCAGCTCGACTGCAAAACAGTCGATACCAGGACCGGATGACCGTCTCCATGCGGGCGTGGAGCCCGTCGGGCAGCACCGTGCTCGACTCCGGCGGAGCGATTCGCTCGGCACAGCAACACATCAAGCTCTATCAGGGTGACACCCTGCTGCACGAGGACCCGAACTACAGCTTCCTCTCCAACCGGGAGGTGCCGGCCGGCACGCTGCCGTATCGGCTGGTGTTGGACGGGTCGCGCTCGGCTGACGAGTGGCGGCTGTCCACCCGCACCCACACCGAATGGGACTTCATCTCCAGCACCAACGAGGCCGACCCGTCCGACCCCGTCCCGATCACGCTGCTCCAACTCGACTACGAGATGGAAACCGATCTCCGAGGCGACGTCGAGGCCGGCACCGACCAGGCGATCAGCGTTACCGCGCGACCGCAACCCGGCGGCTCCGACATTGGCACCGGCACCATCACCACAGTTGAACTCGACGTCTCCTACGACGACGGCACCACCTGGCAACGAGTAGCCCTCAACCAGGGCGACAACAACCGCTACACCGGCACCCTGACACTGCCGACACGACCCGACGGCTTCATCTCCATCCGAGCCGCCGCCGAAACCGACACCGGATTCGCCATCCGACAGGAAATCACTCGCGCCTACGGCCTGCGGTGACCTGACCGGCGGGGTTCCCGGACCGTATCGTCCGGGAACCCCGCCGGACCCCTAACCAACGCGGATGGCCGTCCCAGGTGCATCCGGACAGGTCATGCCCTCCGTGCCACAGCGGGCCGAGGGAGGCAGCCACTGATGCTGGGCGTGTTGGGCTTCAGCCCCGACGACGAGATGGTCTACCACCTGCGGGGCCGGCCGACCCGGCCGAACTCGCCGACAACCTGCGATTACCCGTCGCGGACGTGGCCGCGGCACTGTCCCGACTCGCCGACCGCGTCATCGAGGTGGTCACCGGGGTCGACGCCATCCGTCACCGATTCGCCCAGGTGCAGCACGCCGCCCGGGTGGAGGTCCGCAGCTTCGTCACCGCCCCCTTCGTCGCCGTACCGCCGGGCACCACACGGTGGAATCGGCGGCGGTCCGACAGGGCGTGCGGTTCCGGGTGGTAATCGACCGGCCGGCGCTCGCGGAACCCGGCATGGTCGCGGAAGCACTGGGTGTGACCGCGAGCCCTGGCTGGCACCCAGCTTCCACCGCTCGTGGTCCCCGCTGCCGCGCCTCACTCCCGTTTCACGTCCTGCCCGCCAAGCTGATTGTCAACCGGCACCACCGGGACAGATCACGGCACACGTGGATACGGGGAGTGACGAAAGTTGGCTCTGCAGATGATGGACCACAGGATGCGCGCCACAAGCGGCACCGACAGCCTGACCGATCTGGATGCCACTGACGAGCGCGGTGTATCCACTGATCTGGTTCGGGCCTACCTCTACGGCATCGGCAAGACGAAGCTGCTGACCGCCGCTCAGGAGGTGGAGCTGTCCCGCCGAATCGAGGCCGGGCTCTTCGCCGAGGCGAAGTTGGCCGCCTGCACGCCGGTCTCCGCCACGCTCCGGGCCGACCTGGAACTCGTCGCCGTCGAGGGGCGTGCCGCCAAGGACCACCT
Protein-coding regions in this window:
- a CDS encoding S8 family peptidase, which encodes MSSDLGPFAAGGSRRRLIAAVVAAGMVAASAAATHPAAATAGQPPTAAPVAAPVTAPETHTVTLVTGDVVTVRTLANGKTITEVDQPDDATGGFSVQQSGDDLYVLPDEAIPLLANDQLDRRLFNVTDLIEMGYDDAHTTELPLIATYPRTTARTTAALPGTALTHDLPAINGHALIADKEQTRTVWSTITASIAAGQSRGSGDAHDSGVPKLWLDGQVRTALADSVPQVGAPEAWDAGYDGDGVTVAVLDTGIDPTHPDLADQITEKVSFVPDQDASDRQGHGTHVASIIAGTGAASDGDNTGVAPGADLIIGKVLNNNGIGYDSWIIAGMQWAAESGADVVNMSLGHAARTDVLDPLTLAVDALSAQHDTLFVMAAGNSGTTIATPGNAESALTVGAVDKQDRLAGFSSVGPLAYSGAIKPDITAPGVAVTAARSQQSAGDGMYVGKTGTSMAAPHVAGAAAILAQQHPDWTNTQLKNALMSSAEALSDSYNAFQVGTGRLDVAAAVGSTVRATGSAFVGYFEWPHQPTDTPVTEPVTFTNSGTTAVTLDLTTTGSDAFTLDTSKVTVPAGGQVDVPVTADPGGITIGSHTGYLVGTDPTTGETVTRTALGLLKEDERYGLTIKVRDRDGQPTTSFVLVREAGSWYPRYVDVDGERTLRLPPGTYTVETKAEVPGERADSLGLALLAAPEVVLDAPTEVMLDASQARLLDTTTPQRTEDRQRFLGYTVDHGTPIDPTAYYHSIAPAYDDLYVLPTEKSSEDTFAMGAQWRKGEPVLSLRAFGLLPIDATVQPGSTITTGTQRLRPVYAGTGTPEDYTNLNAKGKIAIVTRSDNVSPPDRAAAAAAAGAILLLVVNDKPGILHEHVGDSPIPVASVHRDIGNLLTKLAEHGIPKLKVSQEQYPDTIYDLVQVWRGQVPDQPLTYHPSHQDLARVDARYHAVHDTEGSGSRYHMLGILPLGLPEPERYPGTRTEWVTPDIPWGEVHEQGGNEWAVVTDEHTYAKGTTSRVDWFAPAVRPAFIQSARLQNSRYQDRMTVSMRAWSPSGSTVLDSGGAIRSAQQHIKLYQGDTLLHEDPNYSFLSNREVPAGTLPYRLVLDGSRSADEWRLSTRTHTEWDFISSTNEADPSDPVPITLLQLDYEMETDLRGDVEAGTDQAISVTARPQPGGSDIGTGTITTVELDVSYDDGTTWQRVALNQGDNNRYTGTLTLPTRPDGFISIRAAAETDTGFAIRQEITRAYGLR